A stretch of Penaeus vannamei isolate JL-2024 chromosome 18, ASM4276789v1, whole genome shotgun sequence DNA encodes these proteins:
- the LOC113825639 gene encoding uncharacterized protein: MAPNHYFAFNAGLMDMYPIRVDRDSLAQTWPVALLLAAFVVLLAVVVLLVWGMTKMAPLAPVEREREAPSARTPLLVSQGKGLRYMQQRSCASLTAGEIHVNADLEWDSFIMQD; the protein is encoded by the exons ATGGCGCCTAATCATTACTTCGCCTTTAACGCAGGACTGATGGACATGTACCCCATTCGAGTGGATCGGGACAGCCTGGCGCAGACGTGGCCCGTGGCGCTCCTGCTCGCGGCCTTCGTCGTGCTGCTGGCCGTCGTCGTCCTGCTCGTGTGGGGGATGACCAAGATGGCACCGCTGGCTCCCGTTGAAAG AGAGCGGGAGGCGCCGTCGGCAAGAACGCCGCTCTTGGTCTCCCAAGGAAAGGGTCTGCGGTACATGCAGCAGCGGTCCTGCGCCTCCCTCACGGCCGGGGAAATCCACGTCAATGCAGACTTGGAATGGGACTCCTTCATCATGCAAGATTAG